From Lewinellaceae bacterium:
AGCGATAACATATACAAAGTTGATGCCCCACAGGGTGCGGTACTCCTGGCGGGCCGAGCCAGCCCGGTTTTGGTAATGGCTGGCGCCCTGTATCTTGCGCCCGCTTTTTTTACGCGTGGTGTCGTCTACGGTCAATTCGATGGCCGCCTCTGGGGGCAACATGCTGTCCAGCAGCAGCAGCACGGCTATCCACAATTTATCGGCCAGCCTCAAAAACGCCCGGCTGAAAAAGACATAAAACCGGGAAAAATGCTTATACTTGGTACCCCCGCTTAGCCAGATGTAATTGGCCACCGTATGGCGCGAACGGCTCAGGGCCCACCCGTAAGCGAGCAACACGAAGCTCTGCCAGGACGGGGCAGTGAAGTGGCGGGCAAACAACGACGTGATAAACTTGGCGAAAGAAGAGCTCATAAAAGATTCCATGGCGGTGCTTTTAGTTTTTATGTTTTACACCTTTAAAATATAGGCGCCGCCGTGGTTTTTTAAAAATAACAGTGCATTTATTCCTGGCCTAGGCACAGACTGCCTGGCCGTAGCTGCTGGGCAGAGGCCTACAAGGCAACAGGAGGTTCGCCGCCATATCCTTAATGCTAAGGGCGGTAGCAGCCCCGGTGGCGTGACTAAGTGCTTACCCATAGCATGGCTGCAAAACCCGAGCTGGCCGCCGAGCTATACTATGGGGGGCCCGCCCTCCGCCTGCTATGCCCGGAAGCCTGCCAAAAACGCAAAACTAATGACTAGTGCCTCGCGCACTAAATAACAGGATATAAAATGGACTCTTTTGCCGCCATACTGCGTTGTTCGTCGCTCATATAGTCCCGCTATGCTCGCTCCTCACGCCTTGTCTGGCAACAAAATAGCCTCATTTTCTATACCCCGTTACTTAATGCGCGAGGCACTAGACGGGTTGCCCCAAAGTCATTTTAGCAATTGAAAACCAAACGCTCAATCAATGTCCCTAAACAACGCCTCCAGGTCAATAACCTGATCAACCAAGGCCCTGGATTGGCTATTTTCGATAAGGCCAAAGGTTGATGTTTTCGATGGGAGAAAGTTCAGGTTGGATCATTTCCAGGTACATGGGAATCCCTCCCAGCGCCATGTACAATTGAAGAAGTTGATAGTGTGGATACTGAATGCCTTTGGCACGCAGGAACAGTTCCGTTTCCCGGAGGCTGAACGGCTTGAGGTGCATTATACGGGTCACGCGGTTGTGCAGGCCGCCACGGTCGTTGATCACCTTTTTGATCATCCATGACGCCGCCGAGCCGCATATTACAACTACTACGTTTCTCTGGCTGGCCCAACTGTTCCAAAAGAAGCTGAACCCTTGCAAGAAGCCGGACCGCCGGGTGTCTAACCAGGGCAGCTCGTCGAAAAACACCACCACCTTTTTCCCGTATTGCTGCCGGTCGATGAGCCGGGTCAATTCAAAAAAGGCGTCAAGCCAGTTTTCCGGGCGCTCTAGCTCTTCCGTAAGCCCCGCGTATTTCATGGCCAGAACGAAATTCTGAAGCTGCTCTTTTTTGCCGCCTTTCTGCAAGCCCGTAATCCCAAAAACGACATCGCCGGCATACACCGACCTGACCAGGAAAGTCTTCCCTACCCTCCGACGGCCAACCACAGCGACCAATTCCGGTTTCTCCGAAGCTATGGCGGATTGGAGTATGGCAATTTCTCTTTTTCTGCCAGTTAGTTTCATAATAATAAATTATAATCAGCTAAATCAACACAAAAACAGCTCTTTTAGCTGAAAATAGGCTACCCTTTTAAGACCGGACAGCCTCGTACACCGTACACTCAAAGGTTCCCGCCGTGTCCGTACACCGTACACAACCCCGGCCATCACTGTCCGGTCTTAGACGGATAGCCTGAAAATAGAGTGTTTATTTAGGCGCTAGGAAAGAGTAAAGTGTTCAATTATGGGGCAGTGATTTTTGTGCCAGGCAAGGCGCGAAGATCGAGGATAGCCTAAGCTACCTGAGTGATGAGCAACGCAGCATGGCGCAAAAAGGACAAGCCAGAATGGACAGTTTATTCTTTCCTAGCGCCTTAGCTAAATATATCTATTTTTTTTAGATTCCGCTCGCTTAACGAATGTGCATCGGCTCCCGCAACGTTCCCGAAACCTTCCAGTGTTTGTAAACCTGCTGGCGTTTTGCGGAAGCACATCCCGCCAGCATCAATCTATGCCGTTAGATGGCGCACCCTTTACGCACCGGCAGGAGAACCCTAGAGACTTATTGTCGTAGTCGCGGTATAGCTTGTCGTAACTGCGGTAGAAGTCGTAGTACCACGCGTAGCCTGCGGTGTCTTCTGTAGCACTCCAGTAACGGCCGTTGAAGCCAAGATAGGCGAAGCTGCCATTGGTGCTACGCCAGCCGCCAAGAAGCGCATTGAAACCACTCTTCCCATCTTTTATCAAAGCCTGGAAAGCGGCCTTGCCACCCTCATTGGCATCATCGTCAGCACCACCGTAAAGCTTAGCCATTTCCTGCCATTCCTGATCTGTCGGCAAGTGCCAACCAACGGTTTGGCATGCTTTATTTGCCGCTTCCCAATTATACAAACGGCCATATTTATTACAATTACTCGATTTATTTTCGTAGCACCAGGAATCCACCACCTCGTAATTCAGATTCTCCGCCATCCAGGTAAGGCCGTCGAGTTCTATAGTTCGGTAAGACTGGTCGCCGAGGGTGACATTTCCATATTCCGGCGTAGACGCCGGTAGAATTTCACCTCCTCCTCCAGTCCATTTATATATTCCCCAAATTACCAGTACCGTTGTCAGGCATCCCAATACAACAGTCCACCACTTCTTCCAGGAAATGCCCTTCTTTCCCTCTCCTCCCGCTTTTCTTCGTGAGAAGCCAGTGTTGTATTGGAACTTGGTGCCCTTGTCTCATTTCGCTCCGGGAACTGCTGCTGTTTTACTTTCTCTGGTAGAAGTTTTCTCTTTTGCTCAGTAAATTCATGTTCCGTAAGCAGGCCTTTTTCTCTAAGTTGACTCAACCGCTTGAATTGTTCAAGCAGCGCGGGCTGCCCTTCCAGTTTTTCGCCCTGCTCTTCGGGCTTGGATTCGGTAGCCTCTTTATATTTTCCTCGCTGTAATTCAAGCAATTTCTCTTGAGTAGAAGCCACAAACCGTCCCTGTGGGTATGCCGCCAAAAAACGTCTATAGCCCTCTTCCGTATTTACTGCTTGCGCTTCTTTCCAGGTCAATTCTTCTTCCGCTTTCTGCCGCAATTCCCGGATGCCGGCCCTGGCCCTCTCCACATTTGGCCCCTGCGGGTACTCCTTCAGGTAGGCCAGGCGTCAATGGAATTTTGTTTTTTAGCCACCTGCCAGGCCACCGGCTCCTGCTCGCTGGCCAGGATGACCTGTATGTGTTCCTCTGCTTTCTCGACATAACGCCCTTTGGGGTAGTGGTCTTTGTACTCCAGGAAGGCGGACAGGGTGCGGGCGCGCACTGCCCGTTGCCAGGCCTTGTCCTCTTCCAGCCGCCTGATGGCTTGTAGGGCCTGATCGCGATACTTGCCGGAAGGATAGTGCCGGTTGTAGTCGTAGTACCACAGGATGGTATTGGCGTCCTTCGCTTTCTTCCAGGCGGCTTCTTCTTCCAGTTCTTCCAGGGTGGCCCGTGCGGCTTCGGCGTACAGGCCTTCCGGGTACTTTGCCAGAAAAACGCGGTAGGCTGCCGGCGTGCCGGCCTCCTGGCAGGCCTTCCAATCGGCCGCCTCGTCGGCTTTGAGGCGGAAGACGTACTGCCCCGAGTCGTCCCCCTTCACATCCAGGGGTTTGAAGACGGGCACTTGTTTGCCCCGGGTAGCGGCTTGCACCTCTTCGATCACGGCGGTAGCCAGTTTTTGCACGCCGATGTTCTCGTTATTGC
This genomic window contains:
- a CDS encoding ATP-binding protein, producing the protein MKLTGRKREIAILQSAIASEKPELVAVVGRRRVGKTFLVRSVYAGDVVFGITGLQKGGKKEQLQNFVLAMKYAGLTEELERPENWLDAFFELTRLIDRQQYGKKVVVFFDELPWLDTRRSGFLQGFSFFWNSWASQRNVVVVICGSAASWMIKKVINDRGGLHNRVTRIMHLKPFSLRETELFLRAKGIQYPHYQLLQLYMALGGIPMYLEMIQPELSPIENINLWPYRK